The following proteins are encoded in a genomic region of Synechococcus sp. CBW1002:
- a CDS encoding TatD family hydrolase — MPATLVDSHCHIVFRNFDDDIDLVAQRWRDAGVRRLVHACVEPSEIPAIRALADRFPELRYSVGVHPLDTEHWQSDTARVLRQAAIDDPRVVAIGELGLDLFRVRNLDEQLAVLVPQLDLAVELDLPVIIHCRDAAEPMLDLLRDRASDQRCPRGVMHCWGGTPEEMAGFLELGLFISFSGTVTFPKAEATHACARAVPADRFLVETDCPFLAPVPRRGKRNEPAFVAAVAARVAELRGESLEQVAQTSSANAARLFGLGLDSV; from the coding sequence ATGCCGGCGACCCTGGTCGATAGCCATTGCCACATCGTTTTTCGAAACTTCGACGACGACATCGATCTCGTGGCCCAGCGCTGGCGTGACGCCGGAGTTCGGCGCCTGGTCCATGCCTGCGTTGAGCCCTCGGAGATCCCGGCGATCCGTGCCTTGGCGGACCGTTTCCCCGAGCTCCGTTATTCCGTGGGTGTCCATCCTCTGGATACGGAGCACTGGCAGTCCGATACCGCCAGGGTGCTGCGTCAGGCCGCCATCGACGATCCTCGGGTTGTGGCCATCGGCGAACTGGGTCTGGATCTGTTCCGGGTCCGGAATCTCGACGAGCAGCTGGCGGTTCTTGTACCCCAGCTGGACCTGGCGGTGGAGCTCGATCTGCCGGTGATCATCCACTGCCGTGATGCGGCCGAGCCCATGCTCGATCTGTTGCGCGATCGCGCCTCCGATCAGCGTTGCCCCCGTGGGGTGATGCACTGCTGGGGCGGAACCCCTGAAGAGATGGCCGGTTTTCTGGAGCTCGGTCTGTTCATCAGCTTCAGCGGCACGGTCACCTTCCCCAAGGCCGAAGCCACCCATGCCTGCGCTCGGGCGGTGCCCGCCGATCGTTTTCTGGTCGAGACCGATTGTCCGTTCCTGGCCCCCGTGCCAAGGCGAGGCAAGCGGAACGAACCCGCCTTCGTGGCGGCCGTGGCCGCCAGGGTTGCCGAGCTCAGGGGCGAGAGCCTCGAGCAGGTGGCCCAGACCAGCAGTGCCAACGCAGCACGCTTGTTTGGACTTGGGCTTGACAGTGTATGA